A genomic stretch from Fusobacterium simiae includes:
- the citE gene encoding citrate (pro-3S)-lyase subunit beta yields MAIRDRLRRTMMFLPGNNPSMITDAYIYGPDSVMIDLEDATSVNQKDAARFLVSEALKVIDYKTTETVVRVNGLDTPFGADDIRAVVKAGVDVIRLPKTDTPDEILAVDKLITEVEKEIGREGETLLMAAIESATGVLNAKEIALASPRMMGIALGAEDYVTNLKTSRSKHGWELYYAREAIVLAARNAGIYCFDTVYSDVNNLDGFRQEVQFIKDLGFDGKSCIHPKQVRVVHEIYTPSQKEIEKSIRIINGAKEAEAKGSGVISVDGKMVDNPIIMRAERVLELAKASGIYKED; encoded by the coding sequence ATGGCAATTAGAGATAGATTAAGAAGAACTATGATGTTTCTACCTGGAAACAATCCATCAATGATTACAGATGCTTATATATATGGACCAGACTCTGTAATGATTGACTTGGAAGATGCTACCAGTGTAAACCAAAAAGATGCTGCTAGATTTTTAGTTTCTGAAGCATTAAAAGTAATAGATTATAAGACAACAGAAACTGTTGTAAGAGTAAATGGTTTGGATACTCCTTTTGGAGCTGATGATATAAGAGCAGTTGTAAAAGCAGGAGTAGATGTTATAAGACTTCCAAAAACTGATACTCCAGATGAAATATTAGCTGTAGATAAATTAATAACAGAAGTTGAAAAGGAAATTGGTAGAGAAGGAGAAACCCTACTTATGGCTGCTATTGAAAGTGCAACTGGAGTTTTGAATGCTAAAGAAATTGCACTTGCTAGTCCAAGAATGATGGGAATTGCATTAGGTGCTGAAGACTATGTTACTAACTTAAAAACTTCAAGAAGTAAACATGGTTGGGAACTTTATTATGCAAGAGAAGCTATTGTACTTGCTGCAAGAAATGCAGGTATTTATTGTTTTGATACCGTATATTCAGATGTTAATAACCTAGATGGTTTCAGACAAGAAGTACAATTCATCAAAGACTTAGGATTTGATGGTAAATCTTGTATACATCCTAAACAAGTGAGAGTCGTTCATGAAATTTATACTCCATCTCAAAAAGAAATTGAAAAGTCAATAAGAATTATAAATGGTGCCAAAGAAGCTGAAGCTAAAGGTTCAGGAGTTATTTCTGTTGATGGAAAAATGGTTGACAATCCAATTATTATGAGAGCAGAAAGAGTATTAGAGTTAGCAAAAGCTAGTGGAATTTATAAGGAGGACTAA
- the citD gene encoding citrate lyase acyl carrier protein encodes MVLKTVGVAGTLESSDAMITVEPANQGGIVIDVSSSVKRQFGRQIEETVLNTIKELGVENASVKVVDKGALNYALIARTKAAVYRAAESKEYKF; translated from the coding sequence ATGGTTTTAAAAACTGTTGGGGTTGCTGGGACATTAGAATCTAGCGATGCTATGATAACTGTTGAACCTGCCAATCAAGGTGGAATTGTTATTGATGTTTCAAGTTCAGTTAAGAGACAATTTGGTAGACAAATTGAAGAAACTGTACTTAACACTATAAAAGAATTAGGTGTTGAGAATGCTAGTGTTAAGGTTGTTGACAAAGGAGCATTAAATTATGCTCTTATAGCTAGAACTAAAGCTGCAGTATATAGAGCTGCTGAATCTAAAGAATATAAATTTTAG
- the citG gene encoding triphosphoribosyl-dephospho-CoA synthase CitG, giving the protein MKINNKDVAKLATKALLYEVSISPKAGLVSRLSNGSHKDMDFYTFIDSALSLSDYFSECFIYGQENDFCSPDFFKNLRNLGKAAEREMYQATNGINTHKGTIFSMGILISVLASYLKETNKIVLKILSEKIKDMCAPLLNELETTNNFSTYGEKAFKKYHLTGARGLAISGYDIVLLDGINKLKEFTKILDFETSCILLLFYYISILDDTNIVNRTNFETLKEVQILCKNLYEENKKFLSKKKIKKEMSNLNDIFIEKNISAGGSADLLILTIFIYFILNIE; this is encoded by the coding sequence ATGAAAATAAATAATAAAGATGTTGCTAAATTAGCAACTAAAGCTCTTTTATATGAGGTGAGTATAAGCCCAAAGGCTGGGCTTGTAAGTCGCCTTAGTAATGGTTCTCATAAAGATATGGACTTTTATACTTTCATTGATTCAGCTCTTTCTTTAAGTGATTATTTTTCTGAATGTTTTATCTATGGTCAAGAAAATGATTTTTGTTCTCCAGATTTTTTTAAAAATTTAAGAAATTTAGGTAAGGCTGCTGAAAGAGAAATGTATCAAGCTACTAATGGAATTAACACTCATAAAGGTACTATCTTTTCAATGGGAATTTTAATTTCTGTTTTAGCAAGTTATTTAAAAGAAACCAATAAAATAGTCTTAAAGATATTAAGTGAAAAAATTAAAGATATGTGTGCTCCTCTTTTAAATGAATTAGAAACTACAAATAATTTTTCTACTTATGGAGAAAAAGCCTTTAAGAAATATCATTTAACTGGTGCAAGAGGACTTGCAATTTCTGGTTATGATATAGTTTTGCTTGATGGAATCAATAAATTAAAAGAGTTTACAAAAATTTTAGATTTTGAAACTTCTTGTATTTTACTTCTATTCTATTACATCTCTATTTTAGATGATACAAATATAGTAAATAGAACAAACTTTGAGACACTTAAAGAAGTTCAAATATTATGTAAAAATCTTTATGAAGAAAATAAAAAATTTTTATCAAAAAAGAAGATAAAAAAAGAAATGTCAAATTTAAACGATATTTTCATAGAAAAAAATATAAGTGCTGGTGGCAGTGCTGATTTATTAATTTTAACAATTTTTATATACTTTATATTAAATATTGAATAA